The Osmia lignaria lignaria isolate PbOS001 chromosome 14, iyOsmLign1, whole genome shotgun sequence genome has a window encoding:
- the EMC3 gene encoding ER membrane protein complex subunit 3 isoform X3, whose product MQGCNDFKDKKVELHQVQDSQVMIRSRLLRENGQYIPKMAFISRRHFFNNEETGYFKTQKRAPVSQNPMTDPNMMTDMLKGNVTNVLPMVLIGGWINWMFSGFVTTKVPFPLTLRFKPMLQRGIELVTLDAAWVSSASWYFLNVFGLRSIYTLVLGESNAADTSRLLQDQVSGAAMSMPPDPKAAFKSEWEALEIYEHNWALQGVEADLIGSQRTDTSESNK is encoded by the exons atgcagggatgtaacgATTtcaaagat AAAAAGGTTGAGCTTCATCAAGTACAGGACAG TCAAGTGATGATACGCTCGAGATTACTTAGGGAAAATGGCCAATATATTCCAAAAATGGCATTTATTAGTAGAAGACATTTCTTTAACAATGAAGAAACAGGGTATTTTAAAACTCAGAAACGTGCTCCTGTGTCTCAAAATCCTATGACAGATCCTAATATGATGACGGATATGTTAAAGGGAAATGTTACCAATGTTTTACCAATGGTACTGATAGGAGGATGGATTAATTGGATGTTTTCTGGTTTTGTTACAA CCAAAGTGCCATTTCCCTTGACATTGCGTTTTAAACCTATGTTGCAACGTGGCATAGAGTTAGTCACCCTTGATGCTGCATGGGTTTCATCTGCATCTTGGTATTTCCTTAATGTGTTTGGATTGCGTTCCATTTATACGCTTGTTCTTGGAGAGAGCAATGCTGCTGATACTTCTAGACTTCTACAGGACCAGGTATCTGGGGCAGCAATGTCTATGCCACCAGATCCAAAAGCTGCATTTAAATCAGAGTGGGAAGCATTGGAGATATATGAACATAATTGGGCATTGCAGGGAGTTGAAGCAGACCTTATAGGATCTCAAAGAACGGACACAAGTGAAA gtaataaataa
- the EMC3 gene encoding ER membrane protein complex subunit 3 isoform X2 produces MAELLLDPNIRGWVFLPIVVITFLVGIIRHYVSILLASQKKVELHQVQDSQVMIRSRLLRENGQYIPKMAFISRRHFFNNEETGYFKTQKRAPVSQNPMTDPNMMTDMLKGNVTNVLPMVLIGGWINWMFSGFVTTKVPFPLTLRFKPMLQRGIELVTLDAAWVSSASWYFLNVFGLRSIYTLVLGESNAADTSRLLQDQVSGAAMSMPPDPKAAFKSEWEALEIYEHNWALQGVEADLIGSQRTDTSESNK; encoded by the exons ATGGCCGAGTTGCTTTTAGATCCAAACATTCGAGGGTGGGTGTTCTTACCTATTGTCGTGATTACGTTTCTCGTAGGAATTATTCGTCATTATGTTTCGATACTTCTTGCTTCACAGAAAAAGGTTGAGCTTCATCAAGTACAGGACAG TCAAGTGATGATACGCTCGAGATTACTTAGGGAAAATGGCCAATATATTCCAAAAATGGCATTTATTAGTAGAAGACATTTCTTTAACAATGAAGAAACAGGGTATTTTAAAACTCAGAAACGTGCTCCTGTGTCTCAAAATCCTATGACAGATCCTAATATGATGACGGATATGTTAAAGGGAAATGTTACCAATGTTTTACCAATGGTACTGATAGGAGGATGGATTAATTGGATGTTTTCTGGTTTTGTTACAA CCAAAGTGCCATTTCCCTTGACATTGCGTTTTAAACCTATGTTGCAACGTGGCATAGAGTTAGTCACCCTTGATGCTGCATGGGTTTCATCTGCATCTTGGTATTTCCTTAATGTGTTTGGATTGCGTTCCATTTATACGCTTGTTCTTGGAGAGAGCAATGCTGCTGATACTTCTAGACTTCTACAGGACCAGGTATCTGGGGCAGCAATGTCTATGCCACCAGATCCAAAAGCTGCATTTAAATCAGAGTGGGAAGCATTGGAGATATATGAACATAATTGGGCATTGCAGGGAGTTGAAGCAGACCTTATAGGATCTCAAAGAACGGACACAAGTGAAA gtaataaataa
- the EMC3 gene encoding ER membrane protein complex subunit 3 isoform X1, translating to MHVHTYIKCSSVCLVFLLLFCLPRKFVERSKWYGRVAFRSKHSRKKVELHQVQDSQVMIRSRLLRENGQYIPKMAFISRRHFFNNEETGYFKTQKRAPVSQNPMTDPNMMTDMLKGNVTNVLPMVLIGGWINWMFSGFVTTKVPFPLTLRFKPMLQRGIELVTLDAAWVSSASWYFLNVFGLRSIYTLVLGESNAADTSRLLQDQVSGAAMSMPPDPKAAFKSEWEALEIYEHNWALQGVEADLIGSQRTDTSESNK from the exons AtgcatgtacatacatacataaaatgTTCTTCAGTCTGTTTAGTTTTCTTACTTTTATTCTGTCTTCCACGTAAATTTGTGGAGCGCAGCAAATGGTATGGCCGAGTTGCTTTTAGATCCAAACATTCGAGG AAAAAGGTTGAGCTTCATCAAGTACAGGACAG TCAAGTGATGATACGCTCGAGATTACTTAGGGAAAATGGCCAATATATTCCAAAAATGGCATTTATTAGTAGAAGACATTTCTTTAACAATGAAGAAACAGGGTATTTTAAAACTCAGAAACGTGCTCCTGTGTCTCAAAATCCTATGACAGATCCTAATATGATGACGGATATGTTAAAGGGAAATGTTACCAATGTTTTACCAATGGTACTGATAGGAGGATGGATTAATTGGATGTTTTCTGGTTTTGTTACAA CCAAAGTGCCATTTCCCTTGACATTGCGTTTTAAACCTATGTTGCAACGTGGCATAGAGTTAGTCACCCTTGATGCTGCATGGGTTTCATCTGCATCTTGGTATTTCCTTAATGTGTTTGGATTGCGTTCCATTTATACGCTTGTTCTTGGAGAGAGCAATGCTGCTGATACTTCTAGACTTCTACAGGACCAGGTATCTGGGGCAGCAATGTCTATGCCACCAGATCCAAAAGCTGCATTTAAATCAGAGTGGGAAGCATTGGAGATATATGAACATAATTGGGCATTGCAGGGAGTTGAAGCAGACCTTATAGGATCTCAAAGAACGGACACAAGTGAAA gtaataaataa
- the LOC117609116 gene encoding uncharacterized protein LOC117609116 isoform X4, whose translation MEEAMNNWVIVLHSVFDVLHFKPIVANLWDKETFNMQRMNEIRIKRSDVLLGYLIPFWIILYFMYEKCLNSLLRRMRIPLLQRSRIIEAVWDCGFCFGSICYLKSSTVKTINFFSEEQAVTHQELGVILHKSFYLHRAGVEIFCHEAWIKGWANLLFASFVMNPYQEKWCTVVSTFVFYKAFDTIVISICRILLCTSHFIGKKLPKLFFFLHCLSWIYLYTLFVPKLMLWTESTNHTRAKLGLWLWFIAECIDSMWFRLLWCGKATHWLEICLFPPPTQEAIELAGIQKRHRDSLKKCSSY comes from the exons ATGGAAGAAGCTATGAATAACTGGGTTATTGTATTGCATTCAGTTTTTGATGTTTTACATTTTAAACCTATAGTTGCAAATTTATGGGACAAAGAGACGTTTAATATGcaacgaatgaatgaaataagaataaaaaggtCTGATGTACTCCTTGGATACCTAATTCCATTTtggattattttatattttatgtatgAAAAGTGCCTTAAT TCGTTACTTCGACGTATGCGCATTCCATTGTTGCAAAGAAGTAGAATAATCGAGGCTGTGTGGGATTGTGGATTTTGCTTTGGTAGCATTTGTTATTTGAAGTCATCTACTGTCAAGACGATAAACTTTTTCTCTGAAGAACAAGCAGTAACTCACCAAGAGTTAGGTGTTATTCTACATAAAAGCTTTTACCTTCATCGGGCAGGAGTAGAAATCTTCTGTCACGAGGCTTGGATAAAAGGCTGGGCCAACTTGCTGTTTGCATCTTTTGTTATGAATCCATATCAGGAAAA ATGGTGTACAGTAGTAAGCACTTTTGTGTTTTACAAAGCATTTGATACTATTGTGATAAGTATATGTCGTATTTTGTTATGTACATCACACTTTATTGGAAAAAAGCTACCCAAGTTGTTCTTTTTCCTTCATTGTCTCAGCTG gatATATTTGTACACATTATTTGTACCAAAATTAATGTTGTGGACAGAAAGTACTAACCATACACGAGCAAAGTTGGGTTTGTGGCTGTGGTTTATCGCAGAATGCATAGATTCG aTGTGGTTTAGGTTATTATGGTGTGGAAAGGCTACACACTGGCTAGAAATTTGTTTATTTCCACCTCCAACACAGGAAGCAATTGAATTAGCAGGAATACAAAAGCGACACAGAGATTCATTAAAAAA GTGCAGTagctattaa
- the LOC117609116 gene encoding uncharacterized protein LOC117609116 isoform X1, which yields MEEAMNNWVIVLHSVFDVLHFKPIVANLWDKETFNMQRMNEIRIKRSDVLLGYLIPFWIILYFMYEKCLNSLLRRMRIPLLQRSRIIEAVWDCGFCFGSICYLKSSTVKTINFFSEEQAVTHQELGVILHKSFYLHRAGVEIFCHEAWIKGWANLLFASFVMNPYQEKWCTVVSTFVFYKAFDTIVISICRILLCTSHFIGKKLPKLFFFLHCLSWIYLYTLFVPKLMLWTESTNHTRAKLGLWLWFIAECIDSMWFRLLWCGKATHWLEICLFPPPTQEAIELAGIQKRHRDSLKKLVNRTSKKAELWQTLFCAVAIKKKIKRIREAKHNETTSLTDYPEILSQTNAKEEPMRNEKENENENGKGKL from the exons ATGGAAGAAGCTATGAATAACTGGGTTATTGTATTGCATTCAGTTTTTGATGTTTTACATTTTAAACCTATAGTTGCAAATTTATGGGACAAAGAGACGTTTAATATGcaacgaatgaatgaaataagaataaaaaggtCTGATGTACTCCTTGGATACCTAATTCCATTTtggattattttatattttatgtatgAAAAGTGCCTTAAT TCGTTACTTCGACGTATGCGCATTCCATTGTTGCAAAGAAGTAGAATAATCGAGGCTGTGTGGGATTGTGGATTTTGCTTTGGTAGCATTTGTTATTTGAAGTCATCTACTGTCAAGACGATAAACTTTTTCTCTGAAGAACAAGCAGTAACTCACCAAGAGTTAGGTGTTATTCTACATAAAAGCTTTTACCTTCATCGGGCAGGAGTAGAAATCTTCTGTCACGAGGCTTGGATAAAAGGCTGGGCCAACTTGCTGTTTGCATCTTTTGTTATGAATCCATATCAGGAAAA ATGGTGTACAGTAGTAAGCACTTTTGTGTTTTACAAAGCATTTGATACTATTGTGATAAGTATATGTCGTATTTTGTTATGTACATCACACTTTATTGGAAAAAAGCTACCCAAGTTGTTCTTTTTCCTTCATTGTCTCAGCTG gatATATTTGTACACATTATTTGTACCAAAATTAATGTTGTGGACAGAAAGTACTAACCATACACGAGCAAAGTTGGGTTTGTGGCTGTGGTTTATCGCAGAATGCATAGATTCG aTGTGGTTTAGGTTATTATGGTGTGGAAAGGCTACACACTGGCTAGAAATTTGTTTATTTCCACCTCCAACACAGGAAGCAATTGAATTAGCAGGAATACAAAAGCGACACAGAGATTCATTAAAAAAGTTAGTTAATAGAACTTCAAAAAAAGCTGAATTATGGCAAACGTTATTTT GTGCAGTagctattaaaaagaaaattaaaaggaTTCGGGAAGCAAAACATAATGAGACTACATCGCTAACTGATTATCCAGAAATATTATCTCAAACAAATGCAAAGGAAGAACCAATGAGAAATGAGAAGgaaaacgagaacgagaacgggAAGGGGAAACTGTGA
- the LOC117609116 gene encoding uncharacterized protein LOC117609116 isoform X2 — MEEAMNNWVIVLHSVFDVLHFKPIVANLWDKETFNMQRMNEIRIKRSDVLLGYLIPFWIILYFMYEKCLNSLLRRMRIPLLQRSRIIEAVWDCGFCFGSICYLKSSTVKTINFFSEEQAVTHQELGVILHKSFYLHRAGVEIFCHEAWIKGWANLLFASFVMNPYQEKWCTVVSTFVFYKAFDTIVISICRILLCTSHFIGKKLPKLFFFLHCLSWIYLYTLFVPKLMLWTESTNHTRAKLGLWLWFIAECIDSMWFRLLWCGKATHWLEICLFPPPTQEAIELAGIQKRHRDSLKKLVNRTSKKAELWQTLF; from the exons ATGGAAGAAGCTATGAATAACTGGGTTATTGTATTGCATTCAGTTTTTGATGTTTTACATTTTAAACCTATAGTTGCAAATTTATGGGACAAAGAGACGTTTAATATGcaacgaatgaatgaaataagaataaaaaggtCTGATGTACTCCTTGGATACCTAATTCCATTTtggattattttatattttatgtatgAAAAGTGCCTTAAT TCGTTACTTCGACGTATGCGCATTCCATTGTTGCAAAGAAGTAGAATAATCGAGGCTGTGTGGGATTGTGGATTTTGCTTTGGTAGCATTTGTTATTTGAAGTCATCTACTGTCAAGACGATAAACTTTTTCTCTGAAGAACAAGCAGTAACTCACCAAGAGTTAGGTGTTATTCTACATAAAAGCTTTTACCTTCATCGGGCAGGAGTAGAAATCTTCTGTCACGAGGCTTGGATAAAAGGCTGGGCCAACTTGCTGTTTGCATCTTTTGTTATGAATCCATATCAGGAAAA ATGGTGTACAGTAGTAAGCACTTTTGTGTTTTACAAAGCATTTGATACTATTGTGATAAGTATATGTCGTATTTTGTTATGTACATCACACTTTATTGGAAAAAAGCTACCCAAGTTGTTCTTTTTCCTTCATTGTCTCAGCTG gatATATTTGTACACATTATTTGTACCAAAATTAATGTTGTGGACAGAAAGTACTAACCATACACGAGCAAAGTTGGGTTTGTGGCTGTGGTTTATCGCAGAATGCATAGATTCG aTGTGGTTTAGGTTATTATGGTGTGGAAAGGCTACACACTGGCTAGAAATTTGTTTATTTCCACCTCCAACACAGGAAGCAATTGAATTAGCAGGAATACAAAAGCGACACAGAGATTCATTAAAAAAGTTAGTTAATAGAACTTCAAAAAAAGCTGAATTATGGCAAACGTTATTTT AA
- the LOC117609116 gene encoding uncharacterized protein LOC117609116 isoform X3 — translation MFDTFHLLTQSLLRRMRIPLLQRSRIIEAVWDCGFCFGSICYLKSSTVKTINFFSEEQAVTHQELGVILHKSFYLHRAGVEIFCHEAWIKGWANLLFASFVMNPYQEKWCTVVSTFVFYKAFDTIVISICRILLCTSHFIGKKLPKLFFFLHCLSWIYLYTLFVPKLMLWTESTNHTRAKLGLWLWFIAECIDSMWFRLLWCGKATHWLEICLFPPPTQEAIELAGIQKRHRDSLKKLVNRTSKKAELWQTLFCAVAIKKKIKRIREAKHNETTSLTDYPEILSQTNAKEEPMRNEKENENENGKGKL, via the exons ATGTTTgatacttttcatttattaacaCAGTCGTTACTTCGACGTATGCGCATTCCATTGTTGCAAAGAAGTAGAATAATCGAGGCTGTGTGGGATTGTGGATTTTGCTTTGGTAGCATTTGTTATTTGAAGTCATCTACTGTCAAGACGATAAACTTTTTCTCTGAAGAACAAGCAGTAACTCACCAAGAGTTAGGTGTTATTCTACATAAAAGCTTTTACCTTCATCGGGCAGGAGTAGAAATCTTCTGTCACGAGGCTTGGATAAAAGGCTGGGCCAACTTGCTGTTTGCATCTTTTGTTATGAATCCATATCAGGAAAA ATGGTGTACAGTAGTAAGCACTTTTGTGTTTTACAAAGCATTTGATACTATTGTGATAAGTATATGTCGTATTTTGTTATGTACATCACACTTTATTGGAAAAAAGCTACCCAAGTTGTTCTTTTTCCTTCATTGTCTCAGCTG gatATATTTGTACACATTATTTGTACCAAAATTAATGTTGTGGACAGAAAGTACTAACCATACACGAGCAAAGTTGGGTTTGTGGCTGTGGTTTATCGCAGAATGCATAGATTCG aTGTGGTTTAGGTTATTATGGTGTGGAAAGGCTACACACTGGCTAGAAATTTGTTTATTTCCACCTCCAACACAGGAAGCAATTGAATTAGCAGGAATACAAAAGCGACACAGAGATTCATTAAAAAAGTTAGTTAATAGAACTTCAAAAAAAGCTGAATTATGGCAAACGTTATTTT GTGCAGTagctattaaaaagaaaattaaaaggaTTCGGGAAGCAAAACATAATGAGACTACATCGCTAACTGATTATCCAGAAATATTATCTCAAACAAATGCAAAGGAAGAACCAATGAGAAATGAGAAGgaaaacgagaacgagaacgggAAGGGGAAACTGTGA